A genomic region of Paralichthys olivaceus isolate ysfri-2021 chromosome 18, ASM2471397v2, whole genome shotgun sequence contains the following coding sequences:
- the glis3 gene encoding zinc finger protein GLIS3 isoform X2 yields MQLQFNCQNVSAMSGKGCQLLVSPCNVSPSMSMIAGHQSIQIPMSPSPRPNLSPSLGTEKAKKGDVHSLASGNQSRSLVVLPTLSLRRQVLTNGKHLNMPCGSPQQQEPTHHPPTTTVTNTTRTKLCSSNSSFKAGCPVSVPTMEVFGQAAAANLTSVTGQIFPAGPHPPSSLHGATIPHTDARSLLSRESLASTTLSLFETQSVFSGRHDWPYGYRVLPPLGLPQCSTQASEGGEQLSVSPGTAMSGTTVSGGTSTSASLPSYLFAADAGSPRSSRAKKRALSMSPLSDVMGTDFNSIIRTSPTSLVAYINGSRCSPASHSTLSPVQSEGYGHFLGVKGRCIPHSHPYSMLGSSKAMAPQTVCGRMQVLEEAGGLESQMANMVVEQQCLPEDGGARPSQLQPALLTTAPQGPPPPYHSHQHVHLSSRHCKIKHSSQDALTQAPMLPPRHGMGFLPQVPMLEEEEGELEDYGAHCCKWLDCSAVYDQKEELVRHIEKLHVDQRKAEDFTCYWVSCPRNFKPFNARYKLLIHMRVHSGEKPNKCTFEGCKKAFSRLENLKIHLRSHTGEKPYMCQHPGCHKAFSNSSDRAKHQRTHLDTKPYACQVPGCAKRYTDPSSLRKHVKSHSTKERQLRKKMRSSAGVTQDPLTDCLTIHALQPSLSPLARTDNLNPSPGASYDSYSAAPQGQDSTGNPHLTLFGSLQDNYRFVDPSPHQLFPGDQHGSCSSTCLPLPPNGTSLQNSQDLKQPSQPPDLADHNPELSGQMKMLYSPPQYGGITAETTSSQLMQVDAFGDSLAPAVNNPSGGATTQTTLPCIAGFNIHSQVHDVTPNQELHGGDFFTVADHFTSQVSCIYTEG; encoded by the exons ATGCAACTACAGTTCAACTGTCAAAACGTTTCAGCCATGAGCGGAAAAGGCTGCCAGCTCCTGGTGTCTCCATGCAATGTGTCCCCATCAATGAGCATGATTGCGGGACACCAGTCCATCCAGATCCCCATGTCCCCCTCGCCGCGGCCCAATCTGAGTCCCTCCTTGGGAACAGAGAAAGCAAAAAAAGGAGACGTTCACTCCCTGGCCTCTGGGAACCAGAGCAGGAGCCTCGTGGTTCTGCCAACCCTGAGCCTCCGCAGGCAGGTGCTGACTAATGGGAAACATCTAAACATGCCCTGTGGATCCCCACAACAGCAAGAACCTACTCACCATCCTCCCACCACAACAGTGACAAATACCACTCGGACAAAACTGTGCTcctcaaacagcagcttcaaag CAGGGTGCCCTGTGTCTGTACCAACCATGGAAGTGTTTGGTCAAGCAGCTGCTGCTAACCTGACTTCTGTCACAGGCCAGATATTTCCTGCAGGGCCTCATCCTCCGTCTAGTTTACATGGTGCAACAATTCCCCACACTGACGCCAG GTCCTTACTGTCCAGAGAATCCCTGGCATCCACTACCCTCAGTCTGTTTGAAACACAGTCAGTGTTTAGTGGAAGACATGACTGGCCATATGGTTACCGTGTGCTCCCTCCACTGGGATTACCTCAGTGCTCCACCCAGGCCAGCGAGGGAGGCGAGCAGCTCAGCGTCTCACCAGGCACAGCCATGTCTGGCACAACCGTATCAGGAGGCACGAGCACATCTGCGTCCCTACCTTCGTACCTGTTTGCAGCTGACGCTGGAAGCCCCAGGTCGTCTCGTGCCAAGAAAAGAGCTCTCTCCATGTCGCCTTTGTCAGATGTCATGGGCACTGATTTCAACTCAATCATACGCACCTCGCCCACCTCACTTGTGGCTTATATCAATGGTTCCCGCTGCTCACCAGCCTCCCACTCCACACTCTCACCTGTCCAGTCTGAAGGTTATGGTCACTTCCTGGGTGTGAAAGGACGCTGTATCCCCCACTCCCATCCCTATAGCATGCTGGGCTCTTCCAAGGCTATGGCCCCACAGACAGTGTGCGGCCGTATGCAGGTGCTCGAAGAGGCCGGGGGTCTGGAGAGCCAGATGGCTAATATGGTGGTGGAGCAGCAGTGCCTCCCAGAGGATGGTGGGGCGAGACCCTCACAGTTACAGCCAGCTCTGCTGACCACAGCTCCACAGGGGCCTCCACCACCCTACCACTCCCACCAGCATGTTCACCTCTCCAGCCGTCACTGCAAAATAAAGCACTCATCTCAGGATGCTCTCACACAAGCTCCCATGCTTCCTCCAAGGCACGGGATGGGATTTTTACCACAGGTCCCAAtgctggaggaagaagaaggagagctGGAGGACTATGGGGCCCACTGCTGCAAGTGGTTGGACTGCAGTGCAGTCTATGACCAAAAGGAGGAGCTGGTGAGGCACATAGAGAAGCTGCATGTGGATCAGCGGAAGGCTGAGGATTTCACTTGCTATTGGGTGAGCTGCCCACGCAACTTCAAGCCCTTCAACGCCCGATACAAGCTTCTTATCCACATGAGGGTCCATTCAGGAGAGAAACCCAACAAGTGCACG TTCGAGGGCTGCAAGAAGGCTTTCTCTCGGCTGGAAAACCTGAAGATCCACCTGCGCAGCCACACGGGGGAGAAACCCTATATGTGTCAGCACCCAGGGTGCCACAAGGCCTTCAGCAACTCCAGTGACCGAGCCAAACACCAGCGCACACACCTGGACACA AAGCCGTATGCGTGCCAGGTTCCTGGATGTGCAAAGCGTTACACTGATCCCAGCTCCCTGAGGAAACACGTGAAATCCCACTCCACTAAAGAGCGACAGTTACGGAAGAAG ATGAGATCTAGTGCTGGTGTGACCCAGGACCCACTGACAGACTGTTTAACCATCCATGCTCTGCAACCAAGCCTTTCTCCTCTGGCTAGGACAGACAACTTAAACCCGTCCCCTGGTGCATCCTATGACTCATACTCTG CTGCTCCACAGGGACAAGACTCCACTGGCAATCCTCACCTGACTCTGTTTGGCTCCTTACAAGATAATTACAG GTTTGTTGATCCTTCCCCTCACCAGCTCTTCCCTGGGGACCAGCATGGGTCTTGCTCTTCCACCTGCCTCCCGCTTCCTCCCAATGGGACATCCCTGCAGAACAGCCAGGATCTAAAGCAGCCGAGCCAGCCTCCTGATCTTGCAGATCACAATCCGG AGCTCTCAGGGCAGATGAAGATGCTTTATTCTCCCCCACAATATGGTGGGATCACAGCAGAGACCACTTCGAGTCAGCTGATGCAAGTTGATGCCTTTGGTGACAGCCTCGCTCCAGCAGTCAATAATCCCAGTGGGGGGGCAACCACACAAACGACTCTTCCCTGCATTGCAG GGTTTAATATCCACAGCCAAGTGCACGATGTGACTCCTAATCAAGAATTACATGGAGGAGATTTCTTCACTGTGGCTGACCACTTCACAAGCCAGGTCTCCTGCATCTACACAGAAGGATGA
- the glis3 gene encoding zinc finger protein GLIS3 isoform X1, translating to MQLQFNCQNVSAMSGKGCQLLVSPCNVSPSMSMIAGHQSIQIPMSPSPRPNLSPSLGTEKAKKGDVHSLASGNQSRSLVVLPTLSLRRQVLTNGKHLNMPCGSPQQQEPTHHPPTTTVTNTTRTKLCSSNSSFKGCPVSVPTMEVFGQAAAANLTSVTGQIFPAGPHPPSSLHGATIPHTDARSLLSRESLASTTLSLFETQSVFSGRHDWPYGYRVLPPLGLPQCSTQASEGGEQLSVSPGTAMSGTTVSGGTSTSASLPSYLFAADAGSPRSSRAKKRALSMSPLSDVMGTDFNSIIRTSPTSLVAYINGSRCSPASHSTLSPVQSEGYGHFLGVKGRCIPHSHPYSMLGSSKAMAPQTVCGRMQVLEEAGGLESQMANMVVEQQCLPEDGGARPSQLQPALLTTAPQGPPPPYHSHQHVHLSSRHCKIKHSSQDALTQAPMLPPRHGMGFLPQVPMLEEEEGELEDYGAHCCKWLDCSAVYDQKEELVRHIEKLHVDQRKAEDFTCYWVSCPRNFKPFNARYKLLIHMRVHSGEKPNKCTFEGCKKAFSRLENLKIHLRSHTGEKPYMCQHPGCHKAFSNSSDRAKHQRTHLDTKPYACQVPGCAKRYTDPSSLRKHVKSHSTKERQLRKKMRSSAGVTQDPLTDCLTIHALQPSLSPLARTDNLNPSPGASYDSYSAAPQGQDSTGNPHLTLFGSLQDNYRFVDPSPHQLFPGDQHGSCSSTCLPLPPNGTSLQNSQDLKQPSQPPDLADHNPELSGQMKMLYSPPQYGGITAETTSSQLMQVDAFGDSLAPAVNNPSGGATTQTTLPCIAGFNIHSQVHDVTPNQELHGGDFFTVADHFTSQVSCIYTEG from the exons ATGCAACTACAGTTCAACTGTCAAAACGTTTCAGCCATGAGCGGAAAAGGCTGCCAGCTCCTGGTGTCTCCATGCAATGTGTCCCCATCAATGAGCATGATTGCGGGACACCAGTCCATCCAGATCCCCATGTCCCCCTCGCCGCGGCCCAATCTGAGTCCCTCCTTGGGAACAGAGAAAGCAAAAAAAGGAGACGTTCACTCCCTGGCCTCTGGGAACCAGAGCAGGAGCCTCGTGGTTCTGCCAACCCTGAGCCTCCGCAGGCAGGTGCTGACTAATGGGAAACATCTAAACATGCCCTGTGGATCCCCACAACAGCAAGAACCTACTCACCATCCTCCCACCACAACAGTGACAAATACCACTCGGACAAAACTGTGCTcctcaaacagcagcttcaaag GGTGCCCTGTGTCTGTACCAACCATGGAAGTGTTTGGTCAAGCAGCTGCTGCTAACCTGACTTCTGTCACAGGCCAGATATTTCCTGCAGGGCCTCATCCTCCGTCTAGTTTACATGGTGCAACAATTCCCCACACTGACGCCAG GTCCTTACTGTCCAGAGAATCCCTGGCATCCACTACCCTCAGTCTGTTTGAAACACAGTCAGTGTTTAGTGGAAGACATGACTGGCCATATGGTTACCGTGTGCTCCCTCCACTGGGATTACCTCAGTGCTCCACCCAGGCCAGCGAGGGAGGCGAGCAGCTCAGCGTCTCACCAGGCACAGCCATGTCTGGCACAACCGTATCAGGAGGCACGAGCACATCTGCGTCCCTACCTTCGTACCTGTTTGCAGCTGACGCTGGAAGCCCCAGGTCGTCTCGTGCCAAGAAAAGAGCTCTCTCCATGTCGCCTTTGTCAGATGTCATGGGCACTGATTTCAACTCAATCATACGCACCTCGCCCACCTCACTTGTGGCTTATATCAATGGTTCCCGCTGCTCACCAGCCTCCCACTCCACACTCTCACCTGTCCAGTCTGAAGGTTATGGTCACTTCCTGGGTGTGAAAGGACGCTGTATCCCCCACTCCCATCCCTATAGCATGCTGGGCTCTTCCAAGGCTATGGCCCCACAGACAGTGTGCGGCCGTATGCAGGTGCTCGAAGAGGCCGGGGGTCTGGAGAGCCAGATGGCTAATATGGTGGTGGAGCAGCAGTGCCTCCCAGAGGATGGTGGGGCGAGACCCTCACAGTTACAGCCAGCTCTGCTGACCACAGCTCCACAGGGGCCTCCACCACCCTACCACTCCCACCAGCATGTTCACCTCTCCAGCCGTCACTGCAAAATAAAGCACTCATCTCAGGATGCTCTCACACAAGCTCCCATGCTTCCTCCAAGGCACGGGATGGGATTTTTACCACAGGTCCCAAtgctggaggaagaagaaggagagctGGAGGACTATGGGGCCCACTGCTGCAAGTGGTTGGACTGCAGTGCAGTCTATGACCAAAAGGAGGAGCTGGTGAGGCACATAGAGAAGCTGCATGTGGATCAGCGGAAGGCTGAGGATTTCACTTGCTATTGGGTGAGCTGCCCACGCAACTTCAAGCCCTTCAACGCCCGATACAAGCTTCTTATCCACATGAGGGTCCATTCAGGAGAGAAACCCAACAAGTGCACG TTCGAGGGCTGCAAGAAGGCTTTCTCTCGGCTGGAAAACCTGAAGATCCACCTGCGCAGCCACACGGGGGAGAAACCCTATATGTGTCAGCACCCAGGGTGCCACAAGGCCTTCAGCAACTCCAGTGACCGAGCCAAACACCAGCGCACACACCTGGACACA AAGCCGTATGCGTGCCAGGTTCCTGGATGTGCAAAGCGTTACACTGATCCCAGCTCCCTGAGGAAACACGTGAAATCCCACTCCACTAAAGAGCGACAGTTACGGAAGAAG ATGAGATCTAGTGCTGGTGTGACCCAGGACCCACTGACAGACTGTTTAACCATCCATGCTCTGCAACCAAGCCTTTCTCCTCTGGCTAGGACAGACAACTTAAACCCGTCCCCTGGTGCATCCTATGACTCATACTCTG CTGCTCCACAGGGACAAGACTCCACTGGCAATCCTCACCTGACTCTGTTTGGCTCCTTACAAGATAATTACAG GTTTGTTGATCCTTCCCCTCACCAGCTCTTCCCTGGGGACCAGCATGGGTCTTGCTCTTCCACCTGCCTCCCGCTTCCTCCCAATGGGACATCCCTGCAGAACAGCCAGGATCTAAAGCAGCCGAGCCAGCCTCCTGATCTTGCAGATCACAATCCGG AGCTCTCAGGGCAGATGAAGATGCTTTATTCTCCCCCACAATATGGTGGGATCACAGCAGAGACCACTTCGAGTCAGCTGATGCAAGTTGATGCCTTTGGTGACAGCCTCGCTCCAGCAGTCAATAATCCCAGTGGGGGGGCAACCACACAAACGACTCTTCCCTGCATTGCAG GGTTTAATATCCACAGCCAAGTGCACGATGTGACTCCTAATCAAGAATTACATGGAGGAGATTTCTTCACTGTGGCTGACCACTTCACAAGCCAGGTCTCCTGCATCTACACAGAAGGATGA